The genomic segment CACACTGATCCTTCCAGATCGAAAGGTGGGTCCGCATCGGCTAAGTAAGTCCTGACTTCCGCTTCAAGCTGGGAGCAATCAATTCCGGCCAGGCGTGTCACGAAGTCCCTGTCCCGGGGGTTGCTGGAATCCCAAGCACCCGCGAGGATCGCGGGCAACAGCTGGGTTCCTTTTTGGGTCCAAGCCGGAGGATCGTACGACCCCCCTGGAATCAGACGAGCGAGCGCCGTCAAGCTGCGGCCACTATATCTCGCATAGGTGAGGGCAATGTTGTCATCTAGCCCCATCGAGCGCATCGCCATGCCCATGGCATGCGCAGTTGGCCTCGTTAGATTGAAAGCACCGACGGCTCGCTGATGCCTTCCAAGTGGGACGAGCGTGGTACCCATCGCCGAGAATTGCGACGGCGATTTTGCCGCATCTTGCCTCAAGAGGAGAACCAATTGCCCCCTCCGGGGCAGCTGACGGCCGGCCGCGCTTGAGTCTACGACTACGGTTCTCGCCTCCAAAAACAAACGCTGGTCAAGAGCAGATTTTCTAATAGCCGCAACGGCAAACGCCAGAGCTTCATCGGGGGAGTCGGCCGCAACTACTACCGCGTTTTCCGACTTTGAAAGCTCCTCAATCAGGCGACCGGCTTCTTTTTCGCGCTCGCAAAGTAGAACGTCTTCTGTAATCGGCGGACTGAATCTTCCCGCAAAATCGACCCAATACTCTTCTGTGCTGAGCACCCCATTAACCGGAACCGTCTTTATAGTGTTTCTCGCATGCCAAGCAGAGACGGCAGGGTTTGCTTGAAGCCAGGTTTCGAGCTGCATGCCGTCTATGTAGCGGACGTCTTTCCAATGAGACTCCTTCTTTCGGGCATTCACAAAGTCCTCAATTTTATTGTCTTTGTTCGAGCTATCCCACGTTCGTGGGGAGACAAAAACGTATGTGCTGTTTCTTTGTACGTCCTCAGGAGTTTCAGCGGTGCGCTTGGCGAAATCACCTATTGCTTTACTTTGGTAATCGACATTCGTACCGAATTCCCAGAATGATTCCCCCAAGGGCACGTTCAGGGCGTCTACCGAACTTACGAGATGACCATCGAACCCGCGAACTTGTCCCTTGTCTCCGCTCGGAAACCGGATCGAAGCGATGTCCGGGACCGACGCCCGAATAAGATCAGAGACAATCTGCGGCAGCTCTGTGCGAGCTAGAAGGGTTCTTGCCCATTGCTCAAGCTGGCTGGCGGTTATCCATTTCATCAATGCTCACGCCTTCGAAAGAATTTTTGCTGAATGGTGCGACAACTCTGATGGAAGTTCTTTGCTTGATCGATCATCTCCAGAAACGAGAATCATCCGAACAAGGCAGCGGAACAATTATCTCAAAAATGATGATCGCTCACCATCGTTTGTCGCTCCCCAGTTTGCGAGCATCCTTTCTGCCTCGGCCGGCTCTCGCTTTATCCTGTAGATCGCCTGCCTGCTCAGGCCGGTACTTCGTGACACCGCTGATGGTCCCACCCCTTGCGCGACCATTTCCAGCACGGTGGCAAGCTGTTCCCGCGTGAAGCTTGGTTTTCGCCCGCGGTAGCGCCCCTCCTTCACCTTTGCCGCATCGATACCGGCGCGCTGAGCCTCTTTCGTTGCTTCAGCCTGAGCCTGGGCAGTGGCGGCCATGAACGCAATCAATGCGTCCCAAACGGCTTGATCCATCGGGTCCTTCGTTGCGCCATCAAAGGTCAGATTGTTGATGACCGTACGTACGACGACGCCCGTTCGCATGAATTCCCGAATGGTGTCGCAGACGTCCGCGTAGTTGCGGCCTAGACGATCCACCCAGCGGACGAGCAACATATCGCCACGGCGAAGAAGGTCGAATAGCCGGTGCCCCTGAGGCCGGTCCTTCAGCATTGTGCTGACGCCGGAGACGCCCTGATCGGCAACAACGTGGTCGACCAGAACCTCGCCCTACAGGAAGCGGCGCTTCGCGCTGCGGGGTGCGACCTGATCCGATCGGAGAAGAGGTCCGGCACCACGACCACCGGCCGGGCTGAGCCACAGACCGTGTTGGACTTTCTTCGCGACGGCGATGTGCTCATGGTGACGCGGATCGACCGCTTGGCCCGCAGCATCGGCGACCTGCAAGACATCGCCCGCACCGTAAGGGCTAAGGGCGCGAGCCTCAAGGCCACTGAGCAACCGATCGACACCAGCACCGCAGCGGGCAAGGCGTTCTTCGACATTCTGGGCGTGTTCGCCGAGTTCGAGACGAACTTGCGGAAGGAACGCCAACTGGAGGGGATCGCCGATGCCAAGGCCCGAGGCGTCTACAAGGGCCGCAAGCCGGGCATCGATCCGGCGAAGATCAAGGCGCTGAAGGCCGAGGGCATGGGGCCGTCAGCCATCGCGAGGGCGCTGAACATCGGCCGGGCGTCGGTCTATCGGGCATTGGAGGCAGGTTGACGCTCATCGGCCGATCAGTGTTTTTCGATCGCAGCCGCCCGCCTCGGCGATTGCCCGATATGGGAGGGTGACAACTGCGCCCGAGACTGATACACACATCGCACTGGCCAGCTGAAAAACGTCAACGATTTCAGTTAGAAAAGCGCTTCCTGCCAAAGTTCATCCTGTCCGGCAGCACCAGCGATTTGTAGGCAACCTTCTCAGGCTAGGTCACTCCCAAACATCTTCACACTTGGCGCGCTCGCTTTCGCGGGCTTGCATCGGCGTTCGCGATGGCAGGATACTGCGTGCTGCGGGGAGAGCATGCCGATGCGTATTCCGGTTGAAATTCAGCCGTGAGTGGAATCTCATACGGCATTGCCGCTGGTGAGCCGCCGAGATGTTTCAGCTGTTTTCGCGTGCCAAAACCGCCAATCAGTTCCGGGCCCGCAACGCGGCGCGGGATGCGGAGACCGATGCGGCGCGGGTGGGTTCGATCGGCTCCGCGATCGAAGCGGCGCTGCTGGCAGCGCAGGCTGAACATGCCGGCCTGAGCGAGCGGCTCCGCGACGTGGTGGCGCGGGCGGCGATCACCGTCGGCACCGAGACCGACGAATATATCGACCGTGCCCCTGAGGACACCGCACTGCAGAACCATTTCAGCACCGAGATCGCCAATGGCGAACGCCGTCTGCGCGAATTGGCGACCAGCATGGGCCATTACCGGTTTCTCAGGACGGTGCTGGCAACGCGTTTCCCCGAGCACACGGCCGCCGACGTCGCGAAGTAGCCGAGAGATCGCCATCGAGCCGGCCGGCTCATCGGTGAGTGCCGCGCTCTTTATCCGTGAACATTCCATGAACTTTGGCTAGACTTGCCGCATCGCTCTCGAGCCACGAGATTCGCACATCCCATGACCGATCTGACCATCACATGCCCGAACTGCGCCTCGTCGGTGCCGCTGACGGAGTCCCTGGCGGCGCCGCTGCTGAAGGATACGCAGGCCAAATACGAGCGGCTGATCAAGCAGAAGGATCAGGACATCGCCGGGCGCGAGCAGGCGCTGCGGGCGCAGCAGGCGGAGGTCGAGAAGGCCAAGGCGGCGGTGGCGCAGCAGGTCGCCGATCAGGTGACGGCGGCGCGGGCGCGGATCGCCGCGGAGGAAGCCGCCAAGGCGAAGCGCCTCGCCGAAAACGACCTCGCCGATAAAGCACGGCAGCTCGCCGAACTGCAGGAGGTGCTGAAGAGCCGCGACGCCAAGCTCGCCGAGGCGCAGCAGGCGCAGGCGGAGTTTGTGAAAAAGCAGCGGCTGCTCGAGGACGAGAAACGCGAGCTTCATCTGACGATCGAGAAGCAGGTCCAAGCCGGCCTCGAAGAGGCACGACAGAAGGCCCAGCAGGCCGCCGAAGACAATCTGCGGCTCAAGGTCACCGAGAAGGAAGAGCAGATCGCCGCGATGCAGCGGCAGATCGAGGATCTGAAGCGCAAAGCCGAACAGGGTTCGCAGCAATTGCAGGGCGAGGTGCTGGAGCTCGAACTCGAAGCCTCGCTGCGCGCCAAGTTTCCGCACGACCAGATCGAGCCGGTGCCGAAGGGCGAATTCGGCGGCGACGTGCTGCAGCGGGTGGTGAGCGCCGCGGCGCAGCCGTGCGGCAGCATCCTGTGGGAATTCAAGCGCACCAAGAACTGGTCGGACGGCTGGCTGACCAAGCTGCGCGACGACCAGCGCAAGGCCAAGGCGGAGCTGGCCCTGATCGTCTCCAACGCGTTGCCGAAGGGCGTGCACACCTTCGACCATATCGACGGCGTCTGGGTCACCGAAGCGCGCTGCGCGATTCCGGTGGCGATCGCGCTGCGGCAGTCGCTGATCGAGCTCGCCGCTGCGCGCCAGGCCGGCGTCGGCCAGCAGACCAAGATGGAGCTGACCTACCAGTACCTCACCGGCCCCGCATTCCGGCAGCGGATCGAGGCGATCGTCGAAAAGTTCACCGAGATGCAGAGCGATCTCGACAAGGAACGCCGCTCGATGATGCGGATGTGGGCCAAGCGCGAGGCTCAGATCCGCGGCGTGCTCGAGGCCACCGCCGGGATGTACGGCGATCTGCAGGGCATCGCCGGCAAAGCGCTGGCCGAGATCGACGGCATGGCGCTGCCGATGCTGGAAG from the Rhodopseudomonas palustris genome contains:
- a CDS encoding recombinase family protein, which translates into the protein MVDQNLALQEAALRAAGCDLIRSEKRSGTTTTGRAEPQTVLDFLRDGDVLMVTRIDRLARSIGDLQDIARTVRAKGASLKATEQPIDTSTAAGKAFFDILGVFAEFETNLRKERQLEGIADAKARGVYKGRKPGIDPAKIKALKAEGMGPSAIARALNIGRASVYRALEAG
- a CDS encoding DUF2130 domain-containing protein; this translates as MTDLTITCPNCASSVPLTESLAAPLLKDTQAKYERLIKQKDQDIAGREQALRAQQAEVEKAKAAVAQQVADQVTAARARIAAEEAAKAKRLAENDLADKARQLAELQEVLKSRDAKLAEAQQAQAEFVKKQRLLEDEKRELHLTIEKQVQAGLEEARQKAQQAAEDNLRLKVTEKEEQIAAMQRQIEDLKRKAEQGSQQLQGEVLELELEASLRAKFPHDQIEPVPKGEFGGDVLQRVVSAAAQPCGSILWEFKRTKNWSDGWLTKLRDDQRKAKAELALIVSNALPKGVHTFDHIDGVWVTEARCAIPVAIALRQSLIELAAARQAGVGQQTKMELTYQYLTGPAFRQRIEAIVEKFTEMQSDLDKERRSMMRMWAKREAQIRGVLEATAGMYGDLQGIAGKALAEIDGMALPMLEDFSDDDGDSEAA